Part of the Oncorhynchus masou masou isolate Uvic2021 chromosome 24, UVic_Omas_1.1, whole genome shotgun sequence genome is shown below.
agggaaaataaatatgcataaatatgggttgtatttacaatggtgtttgttcttcactggttgcccttttcttgtggcaacaggtcacacatcttgctgctgtgatgtcacactgtggtatttcacccagtagatatgggagtttatcaaaattggatttgttttcaaattctttgtggatctgtgtaatctgagggaaatatgtgtctctaatatgttcatacattgggcaggaggttaggaagtgcagctcagtttccacctcattttgtgggcagtgagctcatagcctgtcttctcttgagagccatgtctgcctacggcggcctttctcaatagcaaggctatgctcactgagtctgtacatagtcaacgctttccttaagtttgggtcagtcactgtggtcaggtattctgccgctgtgtactctctgtttaaggccaaataacattctagtttgcaCTGTTTTTTTaaaaattctttccaatgtgtcaagtaattatctttttgtttcctcatgatttggttgggcctaattgtgctgctgtcctggggctctgtggggtgtgtttgtgtttgtgtttgtgaacagagccccaggacctgcttgcttaggggactcttctccaggttcatctctctgtaggtgatggttttgttatggaaggtttggaaggttcgcttccttttaggtggttgtacaatttaatggctcttttctggattttgatcattagtgggtatcggcctaattctgctctgcatgcattatttggtgttctacgttgtacacggaggatatttttgcagaattctgcgtgcagattctcaatttggtgtttgtcccattttgtgaagtcttgttTGGTGAggggaccccagacctcacaaccataaaggacaatgggctctatgactgattcaagtatttttagccaaatcctaattggtatgttgaaatttatgttccttttgatggcgtagaatgCCCTTATTGCCttgttacctgtggcgctgatgtttaggccaaggtatgtatagttttttgtgtgctctagggcaacagtgtctagatggaatttatatttgtggtcctggcgactggaccttttttggaacaccattattttggtcttactgagatttactctctctctctctgtccctctctctctctctctctctctccctgtctttctccccctctctctctcccccttgtctctctctctctccccatctttccccccccctctctctcttctcctagacATCCCGATACAGCGTGAAACTATCTGTGCTAGCTTACGATGTTGTGATGGTGTATAATGATGGTGGTAGCAGAAGAGGTGATTGGAGAGCGGTGCCCAGTGTCGACAGCCGGGGGCCAGGAGATTGCCTCACAACATAAACTGCACACTTTGCTCTGGTTTCACAGCACATTTCTGCCAACTTCAGTGTTTCATTGTCAGCAAAGATGTGTGGAGAGTCTACTTCTTCTGTTCTGTGAGGCTGACATGATGCAACTGGGCTGTAACAGCAGCACAGATCCGCTGGTAGCAACTACACAGCGGGTGCATtcaaaatggcactctattcccttaatAGGCCTCttatcagaagtagtgcactatttaggaaacagggtgccatttcggacacgGCCGATGTCTTTTTCAGTTCCTCCCtcacttaaaaaaaataataataaaataagttTTCTGTTGTTAATGAGTATTTCAGGATGTTTCTCGTTGGATCCCTGAAGGATGGTCACATGGACAGCAGTTCATAAATATGACGTTTTTTAATACGTCTAACCTGGGGTGGCTTTCATAAAATGATTTGATGAAACATTgcatttggccttactgctattagcccataagTTAGATCTGGGTGTCCTGATTCCTCGCTACACTGTTAGAAAACAAAGGGTTCTTTAGCTGTCcctgtaggagaaccctttgaagaaccctttttggttccgaGTAGAACTCtcttgggttccatgtagaacccaaaagaattctaactggaaccaaaaagggttctatccaatggggacagccgaagaacccttttttatGTAAGTGGTTTCAGATGGTCATATTATACTGAGAATCATTTAACTATTTAGATTTTTAGGCATAAAATATatatctatttatttttttattttttttatttaatgatTTGAATTTTACTTTACTGCTACTGCTATCAGATAGtctttactgctattagcccatagaaacacattgaataacagatagtccttactgctattagcccatagaaacacattgaataacagtacACTTCCATACACAGCACACTTCCATACAtctttaaaatcaaatcaaatcaaatttatttatataacccttcgtacatcagctgatatctcaaagtgctgtacagaaacccagcctaaaaaccccaaacagcaagcaatgcgggtgtagaagcacggtggctaggaaaaacaacctagaaaggccagaacctaggaagaaacctagagaggaaccaggctatgtggggtggccagtcaaTCTTTTAACTGGTACCAGACTACATTGAGATGAGTCTTGTGAAACCTGTGGGCGTCCTACAGCAAAACAACCAGCATGTACGTGAGAGTCCCAACTTATCATATATTATTATCATATTAGTGTTAAGGTCAAACTGTTCAGACTGAAGTTAGCAGATTGGAGGTACTCACTTCTGAAGATGGCAGATTGGAGGTACTGACTTCAGAAGATGGCAGATTGGAGGTACTGACTTCTGAAGTTAGCAGATTGGAGGTACTGACTTCTGAAGTTAGCAGATTGGAGGTACTGACTTCTGAAGTTAGCAGATTGGAGGTACTGACTTCTGAAGTTAGCAGATTGGAGGTACTGACTTCTGAAGTTAGCAGATTGGAGGTACTGACTTCTGAAGTTAGCAGATTGGAGGTACTGACTTCTGAAGTTAGCAGATTGGAGGTACTGACTTCTGAAGTTAGCAGATTGGAGGTACTGACTTCTGAAGTTAGCAGATTGGAGGTACTGACTTCTGAAGTTAGCAGATTGGAGGTACTGACTTCTGAAGTTAGCAGATTGGAGGTACTGACTTCTGAAGTTAACAGATTGGAGGTACTGACTTCTGAAGTTAGCAGATTGGAGGTACTGACTTCTGAAGTTAGCAGATTGGAGGTACTGACTTCTGAAGTTAGCAGATTGGAGGTACTGACTTCTGAAGTTAGCAGATTGGAGGTACTGACTTCTGAAGTTAGCAGATTGGAGGTACTGACTTCTGAAGTTAGCAGATTGGAGGTACTGACTTCTGAAGTTAACAGATTGGAGGTACTGACTTCTGAAGTTAGCAGATTGGAGGTACTGACTTCTGAAGTTAGCAGATTGGAGGTACTGACTTCTGAAGTTAGCAGATTGGAGGTACTGACTTCTGAAGTTAGCAGATTGGAGGTACTGACTTCTGAAGTTAGCAGATTGGAGGTACTGACTTCTGAAGTTAGCAGATTGGAGGTACTGACTTCTGAAGTTAGCAGATTGGAGGTACTGACTTCTGAAGTTAGCAGATTGGAGGTACTGACTTCTGAAGTTAGCAGATTGGAGGTACTGACTTCTGAAGTTAGCAGATTGGAGGTACTGACTTCTGAAGTTAGCAGATTGGAGGTACTGACTTCTGAAGTTAACAGATTGGAGGTACTGACTTCTGAAGTTAGCAGATTGGAGGTACTGACTTCTGAAGTTAGCAGATTGGAGGTACTGACTTCTGAAGTTAGCAGATTGGAGGTACTGACTTCTGAAGATGGCAGATTGGAGGTACTGACTTCAGAAGTTAACAGATTGGAGGTACTCACTTCTGAAGTTAACAGATTGGAGGTACTGACTTCTGAAGTTAACAGATTGGAGGTACTGACTTCTGAAGATGGCAGATTGGAGGTACTGACTTCAGAAGTTAACAGATTGGAGGTACTGACTTCTGAAGTTAACAGATTGGAGGTACTGACTTCTGAAGTTAACAGATTGGAGGTACTGACTTCTGAAGTTAACAGATTGGAGGTACTGACTTCTGAAGATGGCAGATTGGAGGTACTGACTTCAGAAGTTAACAGATTGGAGGTACTGACTTCTGAAGTTAACAGATTGGAGGTACTGACTTCTGAAGATGGCAGATTGGAGGTACTGACTTCAGAAGTTAACAGATTGGAGGTACTGACTTCTGAAGTTAACAGATTGGAGGTACTGACTTCTGAAGTTAACAGATTGGAGGTACTGACTTCTGAAGTTAGCAGATTGGAGGTACTGACTTCAGACAAGTCCCGTGttgcttgtgggggtcgtagtgTCAAACCGTTTggatgctacagacgttttcATGAGAAGGCTGATTTTTTTCATGAtggggatgtctcctggtctgacacacaccgctgtagctcggcgacctttcacctcagatgtggaAGGCTGCCATTGAGACGCATCCCATGTAAACAAGCAGATATCTCTACTTTAAACTGACGGATTTTAAAGGGGATCCTTTGGTTATGCTAATTCGGTTTCCACAGGTGCATGGACATCAACTGTAGGGGTATTAAGCCGCCCTCGTCATGTGACTTTGTGGCGTAGTGCACCTGCATGTGCAGCCCTCATCATGTGACTTTGTGGTGTAGTGCACCTGCATGTGCAGCCCTCGTCATGTGACTTTGTGGCGTAGTGCACCTGCATGTGCAGCCCTCATCATGTGACTTTGTGGCGTAGTGCACCTGCATGTGCAGCCCCCGTCATGTGACTTTGTGGcgtagtgtatgtatgtgtgtgtgtggttttcatTCTGTTGTTGATGTGGCAGATTACTTGATGTTCTATCGTGACCATTAAGTTGGTGTTGTGATACAAGAAAGGGTCATTTCTCTCAAGACAAATTGTGACTTGCTTCAGCAGGCCCAAAATATTTTTTAATCGCGGTCAAAGAAGTGTAAAATCTTCTAAACAGTTTTTCCAGTTTTTCCAGTTTCATTGTGAACATGTTGTTTTtcttgtatagtgtgtgtgtgtgtgtgtgtgtgtgtgtgtgtgtgtgtgtgtgtgtgtgtgtgtgtgtggaaaaaaagaaagacctcagaaaaaaaatgtaagacctccataagtctggttcatccaatttccaaacacctgaaggtaccacgtacatctctacaaacaatagtacgcaagtataaacaccatggagccgtcatactgctcaggaaggagacgcgttctgtctcctagagatgaacgtactttggtgtgaaaagtgcaaataaatcccagaacaacagtaaaggatcttgtgaagatgctggaggaaacatgtacaaaagtatctatatccacagtaaaattagtcctata
Proteins encoded:
- the LOC135511522 gene encoding uncharacterized protein slr1819-like, which produces MQVHYATKSHDEGCTCSQYLQSAIFRSQYLQSANFRSQYLQSANFRSQYLQSANFRSQYLQSVNFRSQYLQSANFRSQYLQSANFRSQYLQSANFRSQYLQSANFRSQYLQSANFRSQYLQSANFRSQYLQSANFRSQYLQSANFRSQYLQSANFRSQYLQSANFRSQYLQSANFRSQYLQSVNFRSQYLQSANFRSQYLQSANFRSQYLQSANFRSQYLQSANFRSQYLQSANFRSQYLQSANFRSQYLQSVNFRSQYLQSANFRSQYLQSANFRSQYLQSANFRSQYLQSANFRSQYLQSANFRSQYLQSANFRSQYLQSANFRSQYLQSANFRSQYLQSANFRSQYLQSANFRSQYLQSANFRSQYLQSAIF